A genomic window from Candidatus Thiocaldithrix dubininis includes:
- a CDS encoding uracil-DNA glycosylase family protein, with protein sequence MMFSIHPYQPLVEHQQLLRQCRACAAMIPPVIVGEPVLTPILSLGQAPGIHEGEIGRPFGWTAGRTLFKWFESIGVDEATYRHNVYMCAVCRCFPGRNHKGGDRVPDRQEIANCAHWLQTEIGLLQPQLIILIGKLAIQQFLPVSKLDAVVGRLHTVLLNEREVQLAPLPHPSGLSTWFRTEPGKTLLNQSLIAIQAHPAWQNLMKANK encoded by the coding sequence ATGATGTTTAGTATTCATCCTTATCAACCTTTGGTTGAACATCAACAGTTGTTACGCCAATGTCGGGCATGCGCCGCTATGATTCCGCCAGTGATTGTGGGCGAGCCTGTATTAACGCCGATTTTGTCACTTGGACAAGCACCGGGTATTCATGAAGGCGAGATAGGGCGGCCGTTTGGTTGGACGGCTGGACGAACTTTGTTTAAGTGGTTTGAATCCATTGGCGTAGACGAAGCAACCTATCGGCACAATGTGTATATGTGTGCGGTGTGCCGCTGTTTTCCGGGGCGCAATCATAAAGGCGGGGATCGTGTGCCTGATAGGCAAGAAATTGCCAATTGCGCCCATTGGTTACAAACTGAAATAGGCTTATTACAACCTCAACTGATTATTTTGATTGGCAAATTGGCTATTCAGCAATTTTTACCCGTGTCTAAGCTAGATGCAGTAGTAGGACGTTTACATACTGTGCTGCTAAATGAACGTGAAGTACAACTTGCCCCTTTGCCGCATCCATCCGGCTTATCCACTTGGTTTCGTACTGAACCGGGTAAAACCTTATTAAATCAATCGTTAATAGCGATTCAAGCGCATCCGGCATGGCAAAACTTAATGAAAGCTAATAAATAA